The following proteins are co-located in the Lacticaseibacillus paracasei subsp. paracasei genome:
- a CDS encoding PTS transporter subunit EIIC — translation MKQKVMDGLQRFSKAMFVPVLILPIAGILIAIGNIFTNQKLLEVVPFMNNPVTKGFGLILSGSLVSILTNLGVIFCVGLAVGLAKKKKAEAGFTALLTFLVFINAMNKFMELRGILSKAENLQGTGQASVLGVQILDMGVFLGIILGLTVVFIHNRFVDTEFRSAFQIYGGSRFVFIVLIPVTVMLAVLLTYVWPFIQMGISSLGHVINQTGNFGLFLYGSLERLLIPTGLHHLIYTPFLYTSLGGVEEIGGHIFEGARNIYYAEMANPNIHLLSRSVIWDARGISKMFGLIGACLAMYQMAKPENKNKVKAILIPAVVTSFLAGVTEPIEFSFMFIAPLLFVVHAALSGLSIVVLNLLNVRAIGPNGFLDFLLYNVPLGVGKTHWPMYIVVGIMFFFIYYFTFRFLIGRFNLKTIGRETDAEETKLYSKAEYQEKKQAPPVSVPKGATEVPVATIIEALGGADNFESVTNCYTRLRTVLKNPELVDETVLKNETGASGVIKQGNNVHVVYGLAVTKVRAAVDEALGFDAAEVE, via the coding sequence ATGAAACAGAAGGTTATGGACGGTCTGCAGCGCTTTTCCAAGGCCATGTTCGTGCCCGTGCTGATCCTGCCGATTGCGGGGATTCTGATTGCCATTGGGAACATCTTTACCAATCAGAAGTTGCTTGAAGTGGTGCCGTTCATGAATAATCCGGTGACAAAAGGCTTCGGCTTGATTTTGTCCGGATCGTTGGTGTCAATTCTAACCAACCTTGGGGTGATTTTCTGTGTGGGCTTGGCTGTTGGGTTAGCGAAGAAGAAGAAGGCAGAGGCTGGGTTTACGGCGCTACTGACATTCTTGGTCTTCATTAACGCGATGAACAAGTTTATGGAACTGCGCGGGATTTTATCAAAGGCCGAGAATCTTCAAGGTACCGGTCAAGCATCGGTTCTTGGCGTTCAAATTCTCGATATGGGGGTCTTCCTAGGCATTATTTTAGGGTTAACGGTTGTCTTCATTCATAACAGATTTGTGGATACTGAATTTCGCAGTGCCTTTCAAATTTATGGTGGCAGCCGGTTTGTCTTCATTGTTTTGATTCCAGTTACTGTCATGTTAGCAGTCTTGCTTACGTATGTCTGGCCGTTCATTCAAATGGGCATTTCCAGTCTGGGGCACGTGATTAATCAAACCGGCAACTTCGGCCTTTTCCTGTATGGGTCGCTTGAGCGGTTACTCATTCCAACTGGTTTGCATCACCTCATTTACACGCCATTCCTATATACCTCGCTTGGCGGTGTTGAGGAAATCGGCGGGCACATTTTTGAAGGCGCCCGGAACATCTACTACGCCGAAATGGCTAATCCCAATATTCATCTGTTGTCACGCTCCGTTATTTGGGACGCGCGAGGCATTTCCAAAATGTTCGGTCTAATCGGTGCTTGTTTGGCAATGTATCAAATGGCAAAACCTGAAAACAAGAACAAAGTGAAAGCCATTTTGATTCCAGCCGTTGTGACCTCCTTCTTAGCAGGGGTCACGGAACCGATTGAATTTTCCTTCATGTTCATCGCACCATTGCTGTTTGTTGTTCATGCAGCCTTAAGCGGTTTAAGCATAGTGGTTTTGAATCTTCTGAACGTTCGGGCGATTGGGCCGAATGGCTTCCTTGATTTTCTGCTCTACAATGTGCCGCTGGGGGTCGGTAAAACCCATTGGCCAATGTATATCGTCGTCGGTATCATGTTCTTCTTTATCTATTACTTCACCTTCAGATTCTTAATCGGCAGGTTCAATTTGAAAACGATTGGCCGTGAAACTGATGCAGAAGAGACTAAGCTTTACAGCAAAGCCGAGTATCAAGAAAAGAAACAAGCCCCGCCGGTCAGTGTCCCTAAAGGTGCGACGGAAGTACCGGTGGCAACGATTATTGAGGCGCTAGGCGGTGCTGATAATTTTGAAAGTGTGACGAACTGCTACACACGCTTAAGAACCGTTTTGAAGAATCCGGAATTGGTGGATGAAACCGTCTTGAAAAACGAAACCGGTGCCAGTGGTGTCATTAAACAAGGCAATAATGTGCATGTTGTTTATGGGCTTGCCGTTACGAAAGTCCGCGCGGCGGTGGATGAAGCATTAGGCTTTGATGCGGCAGAAGTTGAGTAG
- a CDS encoding IS30 family transposase, producing the protein MAIITLIERSQIELMQHHTIQYIAATLGRSRISIRHELHRCPEGDYCAIIAQDHADTCRHRCGRHSILTPKLKRMVTEKLNLGWSPEMVGYAVHCAPHTIYHWIYQRQVDFQPSQLFDHGKRHKRRQDLRSRYNQAVGTSIEIRSESANRRTEKGHLEMDTVRGGRGSKAAVLTIVDRVTRLMATTKLENLSQNAVLKGFARLMVDFPGPVRSVTVDHGKEFSCDQALTKRYRIPVYFCHAYHPNERGTNERFNRELRYYFPKGTQFDQVSETDIQQATALINNKPRKCLRWQTPVQAVSKPLSRW; encoded by the coding sequence ATGGCCATTATAACCTTAATTGAACGATCTCAGATAGAACTGATGCAACACCACACGATTCAATACATCGCCGCGACCTTAGGCCGCTCTCGTATTTCTATTAGGCATGAGCTTCACCGTTGCCCTGAAGGTGATTACTGCGCCATTATAGCTCAGGATCATGCCGATACTTGTCGGCATCGTTGTGGTCGGCACTCGATTTTAACGCCTAAGTTGAAGCGGATGGTAACTGAGAAGCTAAACCTAGGTTGGTCCCCTGAAATGGTCGGTTATGCCGTTCACTGTGCGCCACACACGATTTACCACTGGATTTATCAAAGACAAGTCGATTTTCAGCCAAGCCAACTCTTTGATCACGGTAAACGTCATAAAAGAAGACAAGACCTTCGGTCGCGCTATAACCAAGCAGTAGGCACCTCAATTGAGATTCGCAGTGAGTCAGCTAATCGGCGAACCGAAAAAGGACATTTAGAGATGGATACAGTTCGCGGTGGTCGCGGGTCAAAGGCTGCTGTTTTGACCATTGTCGATCGGGTGACACGTTTAATGGCGACAACTAAGCTTGAAAACTTATCACAAAATGCTGTTCTCAAGGGATTTGCAAGACTGATGGTGGACTTTCCGGGTCCGGTTCGATCAGTGACGGTTGATCACGGTAAAGAGTTTTCCTGCGATCAGGCGCTTACAAAGCGCTATCGGATACCGGTTTACTTTTGCCACGCCTATCACCCGAATGAACGGGGCACAAATGAACGGTTCAATCGAGAACTTCGCTACTATTTCCCGAAGGGAACACAGTTTGATCAGGTTTCAGAGACCGATATTCAACAAGCCACAGCGCTTATCAATAACAAACCTAGAAAATGTCTCCGTTGGCAAACCCCAGTTCAAGCAGTGAGCAAGCCTCTTTCTAGGTGGTAA
- a CDS encoding 6-phospho-alpha-glucosidase: MSQNKQFSIVIAGGGSTYTAGIVMMLLENAERFPLRALKLYDIDEERQATIAEAIAIELKEKAPAIDFTWTTDPQTAFTDVDFCFAHIRSGGYKMREQDEKIPLKHHVVGQETCGPGGIAYGMRSIGDIIELIDFMEKYSPDCWMLNYSNPASIVAEACRRLRPDAKILNICDMPVGTQRRMSQIIGLQPKDLEVRYFGMNHFGWWTSVKDKAGHEYLPQIRDYVAHHGYLTQIEVDTQHMDASWQATHKKAQDLLAVDPHYLPNTYLKYYLYPDYVVAHSDPDYTRANEVEDGREKRVFSAAQKIIDAGTSDVGSFPIDSHASFIVDLACAIAFNTHERMLLIVENNGAVANIDDDIMVEVPCIVGKDGAEPLTQGKIPMFQRGMILNQAMVEKLVVDAWINHDYQELWQALTLSKTLPSAQVAKEVLDDLIEANREYWPELKHDEHEVHLISESAVSEI; the protein is encoded by the coding sequence ATGAGTCAGAATAAACAATTTTCCATTGTCATTGCAGGTGGCGGCAGTACTTACACAGCGGGGATCGTCATGATGCTGCTGGAAAATGCCGAACGTTTTCCACTGCGAGCATTGAAGCTTTATGATATCGATGAAGAGCGGCAGGCAACGATTGCTGAGGCAATTGCCATTGAGCTAAAAGAAAAGGCACCAGCGATTGACTTCACGTGGACCACTGATCCGCAGACAGCCTTCACAGATGTTGATTTCTGTTTTGCCCACATTCGTTCCGGCGGCTATAAGATGCGTGAGCAAGATGAAAAGATTCCACTTAAACATCACGTGGTCGGTCAAGAAACTTGCGGCCCTGGCGGTATTGCCTACGGGATGCGCAGTATTGGCGATATTATCGAACTGATTGATTTTATGGAAAAGTATTCGCCAGATTGCTGGATGCTCAATTACTCAAACCCAGCGTCCATCGTAGCCGAGGCCTGCCGGCGATTGCGGCCTGATGCCAAGATCCTCAACATTTGCGACATGCCGGTCGGGACCCAGCGGCGGATGTCACAGATCATCGGCTTGCAGCCCAAAGATCTGGAAGTCCGTTACTTTGGGATGAATCATTTTGGCTGGTGGACAAGTGTTAAAGACAAGGCTGGTCATGAATACCTGCCGCAGATTCGGGATTATGTGGCTCATCATGGCTACTTGACCCAGATCGAAGTCGACACCCAGCACATGGATGCCAGCTGGCAAGCAACTCACAAAAAGGCGCAGGATCTGTTGGCAGTTGATCCGCATTATCTGCCGAATACGTATCTAAAGTATTATCTCTATCCGGATTACGTGGTGGCTCACTCTGATCCTGACTATACGCGCGCCAATGAAGTCGAAGATGGCCGTGAAAAGCGCGTCTTCAGTGCCGCCCAGAAAATTATCGATGCCGGTACCAGTGACGTTGGCTCCTTCCCGATCGACAGCCACGCCTCTTTCATCGTCGATCTTGCCTGTGCCATTGCCTTCAACACGCATGAACGCATGTTGCTAATCGTGGAAAATAACGGTGCGGTGGCCAATATCGACGACGACATTATGGTCGAAGTACCGTGCATCGTTGGTAAAGACGGTGCCGAGCCGCTGACGCAAGGCAAGATCCCGATGTTTCAACGGGGGATGATCCTCAATCAAGCCATGGTCGAAAAACTAGTCGTCGATGCGTGGATTAATCATGATTATCAAGAACTGTGGCAAGCCTTGACCTTATCCAAAACCTTACCAAGCGCCCAAGTGGCGAAGGAAGTCTTGGATGATCTCATCGAGGCCAATCGGGAATATTGGCCTGAGTTGAAGCATGATGAACATGAGGTGCACTTGATTAGTGAGAGCGCAGTGAGCGAAATTTAG